From a single Poseidonibacter antarcticus genomic region:
- a CDS encoding flagellar biosynthetic protein FliQ, translating to MDLIAISESTVKIILLLGLPSLLVSMVIGLIISIFQAVTQVSDASLSFVPKVIFVSGFILISLPWIGENIETYTKDLWDLILIFGN from the coding sequence ATGGATTTAATTGCCATTTCTGAAAGTACTGTAAAAATTATTCTATTATTAGGATTACCCTCTTTACTTGTAAGTATGGTAATTGGACTAATAATCTCAATTTTTCAAGCAGTTACACAAGTAAGTGATGCCTCATTGAGTTTTGTGCCTAAAGTTATATTTGTATCAGGATTTATTTTGATATCATTACCTTGGATTGGAGAGAATATTGAAACTTATACAAAAGATTTATGGGATTTAATATTGATTTTTGGTAATTAG
- a CDS encoding ankyrin repeat domain-containing protein has translation MFKSFIKKKFSVNDLLKELLNPIFDQKKIDSIYKNSNIDLNSQNSDKETFLHLCAKTNRILSVKWLLSKNVNTEITNLENETALFHSLYSNNLNLIKLLIDAKANVNHLNIHHRSIIQEAVISCNNKLVKYLIPYSSNLSNEDKYGNNLIFDAVSNGNKEIITLIASLKEVNINHTNHEGDTILQQHIVLKDNNLAIKLMRLGADPTIRDKNGKNFLFYTISNGYKNIAILETAIKLRYNINIRASDNTTILIESINHYLNTNEHNQKENHLLMIKELIAKGVDIQALDEKNESAFYIATRSADEKLIDLFLDNEYISINHQNIYGETVLSILILMGAQNIEIIKKFLKHNANPNIKNKNGKNCIEILSDVILFLQNQKPIDPKLEKNLNINGNYLTVLNILIKDSNINFNQLNSKGKPLFFDSILYFNMNLFKIFRDSHININLRDNKEHNIIFELMDYNAIYKSKKDRKQYLELMQNLLNLGVDVNARNHEGLTPLHKAVVQECEYTVRLFIEAKANLYTLDNKGRTVIHNCIWKDTTRYFKLINSYNQDIKNIPDKFGLTPINYAAFMDKKQLVIQMLDAGALIKNSYSKDPKILKFFEKFHKNIINIEDDIDNELDRRSLRLLANEMIEDFNMKK, from the coding sequence ATGTTTAAAAGTTTTATTAAAAAAAAATTTAGTGTTAATGATTTACTAAAAGAGTTATTAAACCCTATATTTGACCAAAAAAAAATTGATTCTATTTATAAAAATAGTAATATTGATCTAAATTCTCAAAATAGTGATAAAGAAACATTTCTACATTTATGTGCAAAAACTAACCGTATTCTCTCTGTAAAATGGCTATTAAGTAAAAATGTAAATACTGAAATAACAAATTTAGAAAATGAAACTGCTTTATTTCATTCATTATATTCAAATAATTTAAATTTAATAAAACTATTAATAGATGCTAAAGCAAATGTAAATCATTTAAATATTCACCATAGATCAATTATCCAAGAAGCTGTTATATCTTGTAACAATAAGCTAGTTAAATATTTAATTCCATATTCAAGTAATTTGTCAAATGAAGACAAATATGGAAATAATCTAATATTTGATGCTGTTTCAAATGGAAATAAAGAAATTATTACATTAATTGCATCATTAAAAGAAGTAAATATAAATCATACAAATCACGAAGGTGATACAATTTTACAACAACATATAGTCTTAAAAGATAATAATTTAGCTATAAAATTAATGAGATTAGGTGCAGACCCTACAATAAGAGATAAAAATGGGAAAAATTTCTTATTTTATACAATTTCAAATGGTTATAAAAATATTGCTATTTTAGAAACTGCAATTAAACTAAGATATAATATAAATATTAGAGCTTCTGATAATACAACAATTTTAATTGAATCAATTAATCATTATTTAAATACTAATGAACACAATCAAAAAGAAAACCATTTATTAATGATAAAAGAATTAATTGCAAAAGGTGTTGATATTCAAGCACTTGATGAAAAAAATGAAAGTGCATTTTATATTGCCACACGAAGTGCTGATGAAAAACTAATTGACTTATTCTTAGATAATGAATATATATCAATAAATCATCAGAATATTTATGGAGAAACTGTTTTATCTATTCTTATTCTGATGGGCGCACAAAATATCGAAATTATAAAAAAGTTTTTAAAACATAATGCTAATCCTAATATAAAAAATAAAAATGGTAAAAATTGTATTGAAATACTTAGTGATGTAATTTTATTTCTTCAAAATCAGAAACCAATAGACCCCAAACTCGAAAAAAATTTAAATATCAATGGTAATTATTTAACAGTACTTAATATACTTATCAAAGATTCCAATATTAACTTTAATCAATTAAATTCAAAAGGAAAACCTTTATTTTTTGATTCTATTTTATATTTTAATATGAACTTATTTAAAATATTTAGAGATTCTCATATAAATATTAATCTAAGAGATAATAAAGAACACAATATTATTTTTGAATTGATGGATTATAATGCTATTTATAAAAGTAAAAAAGATAGAAAACAGTATTTAGAATTAATGCAGAATCTACTTAATTTAGGTGTTGATGTTAATGCTAGAAATCATGAAGGGTTAACTCCTTTACATAAAGCAGTTGTTCAAGAATGTGAATACACTGTTAGACTATTTATTGAAGCAAAAGCCAATTTATATACTCTTGATAATAAAGGAAGAACTGTTATTCATAATTGTATTTGGAAAGATACTACGAGATATTTTAAATTGATAAATTCCTATAATCAAGATATCAAAAATATTCCAGATAAATTTGGATTAACACCAATTAACTATGCTGCATTTATGGATAAGAAACAGTTAGTTATT
- a CDS encoding P-II family nitrogen regulator, whose product MKKIEVIIKPFKLEDVKDALVEVGITGMSVYDVKGYGRQQGHSELYRGAEYVVDFLPKIKIDLVVQEDMVETAISAIVNSAKTGKIGDGKIFVSSLDEVVRIRTEERGSEAI is encoded by the coding sequence ATGAAAAAAATAGAAGTTATTATTAAACCTTTTAAATTAGAAGATGTAAAAGACGCACTTGTTGAAGTTGGAATTACTGGTATGAGTGTATATGATGTAAAAGGTTATGGTAGACAACAAGGTCACTCTGAATTATATAGAGGGGCTGAATATGTGGTAGATTTTTTACCAAAGATTAAAATTGATTTAGTAGTTCAAGAAGATATGGTTGAGACTGCAATAAGTGCAATTGTTAATTCTGCAAAAACAGGGAAAATTGGAGATGGTAAAATATTTGTATCATCTTTAGATGAAGTAGTTAGAATTAGAACTGAAGAAAGAGGTTCTGAAGCTATATAA
- a CDS encoding ammonium transporter: MDIESISYIIDTLYAIFAMTLIIFMVPGFAMLEAGIVRTKNVTAVLTINTLIYAIASLTFLLVGYSIAFGDFGSDSMSKWAAFMFQMAFVGKAINIMSGGVSERAKIVPLAIFTVIMAAFLYPIIVNITWGLNFLEGTFLSLSMYDLAGSTVIHSTGGWALLAAILIIGARKGRYVKTGGIRVIPASNIPLVTLGAFLLWIGWFGFNGGSVGSIASKENADAVALTIMNTNTAGLAGAIMVACFMYFRYKKLDITMILNGALGGLVSITAGPDLYDIYTPILIGAIGGIIVVFGVTFFDKLRIDDPVGALSVHLLNGIWGTIAVGIFASNGADITLLGQLKGILLVAVFAFVSSYIVLFIINKIMPLRAGEEEEVQGLDVDECGLEAYPEFKRAF, translated from the coding sequence ATGGATATAGAATCTATCTCTTACATAATTGATACGTTATATGCAATTTTTGCAATGACATTGATTATATTTATGGTTCCAGGCTTTGCAATGTTAGAAGCAGGGATTGTTAGAACTAAAAATGTTACAGCTGTATTAACAATAAATACTTTAATATATGCAATCGCTTCACTTACTTTTTTATTAGTTGGATACTCTATTGCTTTTGGAGATTTTGGAAGTGATTCCATGAGTAAATGGGCTGCATTTATGTTTCAAATGGCATTTGTTGGTAAAGCAATAAATATTATGTCAGGGGGAGTTAGTGAAAGGGCAAAAATAGTACCTTTAGCTATATTTACAGTTATTATGGCAGCTTTTTTATATCCTATAATAGTAAATATCACATGGGGATTAAACTTTTTAGAAGGGACTTTTCTTTCTTTATCAATGTATGATTTAGCTGGATCTACTGTAATTCATTCAACGGGTGGATGGGCACTATTAGCTGCTATTTTAATAATTGGTGCTAGAAAAGGAAGATATGTAAAAACAGGTGGAATAAGAGTAATTCCTGCATCAAATATTCCCTTAGTAACTTTAGGTGCTTTTTTATTATGGATTGGTTGGTTTGGGTTTAATGGTGGTTCAGTAGGTTCAATTGCATCTAAAGAGAATGCAGATGCGGTTGCACTTACAATTATGAATACAAATACAGCAGGTCTTGCTGGTGCGATTATGGTTGCATGTTTTATGTATTTTAGATATAAAAAACTTGATATTACCATGATTTTAAATGGTGCATTAGGTGGATTGGTATCTATTACTGCAGGACCTGATTTGTATGATATATATACTCCTATTTTGATTGGAGCTATTGGTGGAATTATTGTTGTATTTGGAGTAACTTTCTTTGACAAATTAAGAATTGATGATCCAGTAGGGGCTTTATCTGTACATTTATTAAATGGTATTTGGGGAACAATAGCTGTTGGTATATTTGCTTCAAATGGAGCTGATATAACTCTTTTAGGACAACTAAAAGGTATATTACTTGTAGCTGTATTTGCTTTTGTGTCTTCATATATTGTATTATTTATAATCAATAAGATTATGCCATTAAGAGCTGGTGAAGAAGAAGAAGTACAAGGTCTTGATGTTGATGAGTGTGGTTTAGAAGCTTACCCAGAATTTAAAAGAGCCTTCTAA
- a CDS encoding P-II family nitrogen regulator, with protein sequence MKKIEAVIKPFKLEDVKDALTEAGITGMTVSDVKGYGRQQGHSELYRGAEYVVDFLPKIKLELIVSDENVDSTIKLITESAKTGKIGDGKIFVSSIEKIVRIRTGEEDEEAI encoded by the coding sequence TTGAAAAAAATTGAAGCAGTAATAAAACCATTTAAATTAGAGGATGTTAAAGATGCTTTAACAGAAGCTGGAATTACAGGTATGACAGTATCTGATGTAAAAGGTTACGGTAGACAACAAGGTCACTCTGAATTATATAGAGGGGCTGAGTATGTTGTTGATTTCCTTCCAAAAATTAAGTTAGAATTAATTGTTTCAGATGAAAATGTTGATAGTACAATTAAACTAATTACTGAATCTGCAAAAACAGGGAAAATTGGTGATGGGAAAATATTTGTATCATCTATTGAAAAAATTGTTAGAATTAGAACAGGTGAGGAAGATGAGGAGGCTATTTAA
- the amt gene encoding ammonium transporter, whose translation MENFADVKYILDGFLFVFAGILVMWMAAGFAMLEAGLTRTKNNATVLTKNMALFAISCIMYYFVGYNLMYGEGSSFMGSISTIDMVSAPDAAYPAAADFFFQVMFVATAASVISGTIAERMKLWPFLLFVVVLSGVIYPIQGHWVWGGTELGGVIAGFSDFAGSTLVHSVGGWAALAGVLILGARKGKYGKNGQVRPIPGSNLTLATLGTFILWLGWFGFNGGSQLALGSKSDIDGIAMVVANTNMAACAGAIMAALLTQLLYKKVDLTMVLNGALAGLVSCTAGPDLGMIVAFIEGIVGGALVVFAVPLWDKLRIDDPVGALSVHLVAGIWGTIAVGIFNPEVTLLAQLKGIVVIGAFVFISSFIVWKILDMVVGLRVDEETEINGLDIHETGLEAYPEFKRS comes from the coding sequence ATGGAAAATTTTGCTGATGTAAAATATATTTTAGATGGGTTTCTGTTCGTATTTGCAGGAATCTTAGTTATGTGGATGGCTGCAGGTTTTGCGATGCTAGAAGCTGGGTTAACAAGAACAAAGAATAATGCGACTGTATTAACAAAGAATATGGCGTTATTTGCTATTTCTTGTATTATGTATTATTTCGTAGGTTACAACTTAATGTATGGAGAAGGTTCTTCATTTATGGGTAGTATTTCAACAATTGATATGGTAAGTGCACCAGATGCTGCATATCCTGCTGCTGCTGATTTCTTCTTCCAAGTAATGTTTGTTGCAACTGCTGCTTCTGTTATTTCAGGAACTATTGCTGAAAGAATGAAATTATGGCCATTCTTATTATTTGTTGTTGTTTTATCAGGTGTTATTTATCCAATTCAAGGTCACTGGGTATGGGGTGGAACTGAACTTGGTGGTGTTATTGCTGGTTTCTCTGATTTTGCTGGGTCAACACTTGTTCACTCTGTTGGTGGATGGGCTGCATTAGCAGGTGTTCTTATATTAGGCGCAAGAAAAGGTAAATATGGTAAAAATGGACAAGTTAGACCAATCCCTGGTTCAAATCTTACTTTAGCTACATTAGGTACATTTATTTTATGGCTTGGTTGGTTCGGATTTAATGGTGGTTCACAATTAGCTCTTGGTTCGAAAAGTGATATTGATGGTATAGCAATGGTTGTTGCTAATACTAATATGGCTGCTTGTGCTGGAGCTATTATGGCTGCTTTATTAACTCAACTATTATATAAAAAAGTTGATTTAACAATGGTTTTAAATGGTGCATTAGCTGGTTTAGTTTCTTGTACTGCAGGTCCTGATTTAGGAATGATTGTTGCATTTATTGAAGGTATTGTTGGTGGTGCATTAGTTGTATTTGCTGTTCCATTATGGGATAAATTAAGAATTGATGATCCTGTTGGGGCTTTATCTGTTCATTTAGTTGCAGGTATTTGGGGAACTATCGCTGTTGGTATATTTAATCCTGAAGTTACTCTTTTAGCTCAACTTAAAGGTATTGTTGTTATTGGTGCATTTGTATTTATATCTTCATTCATAGTATGGAAAATATTAGATATGGTAGTTGGATTAAGAGTTGATGAAGAAACTGAGATCAATGGTCTTGATATTCATGAAACTGGTTTAGAAGCATATCCAGAATTTAAAAGATCATAG
- a CDS encoding flagellar basal body L-ring protein FlgH produces MRNSILIIVITVFFTACGVTSKQEISFIKPKIQIPKEYPAPRNNKGSLYSMQGASLFADKKDLQIGDIIKINIVESLSSDSNNKRELTSTRDNNLGGGLLAGTGTNTLNGTVNSLANKVNGTLGVGFSTNSSTSDKGEVKTELDETFETTISAIIEETYQNGNYFIKGSKELLIDGQKQKIIVSGVIRPYDITSDNSIESSQMANLKVLYDKEGEEADILETPWGTKLIRSIWPF; encoded by the coding sequence ATGCGAAATAGTATACTTATAATTGTTATCACAGTTTTTTTTACAGCTTGTGGTGTAACATCTAAGCAAGAAATAAGTTTTATTAAACCAAAAATTCAAATTCCTAAAGAATATCCTGCTCCTCGTAACAATAAAGGATCTTTATATTCAATGCAAGGTGCTTCTTTATTTGCTGATAAAAAAGATCTTCAAATTGGTGATATTATTAAAATTAACATTGTCGAATCATTATCTTCTGATTCAAATAACAAGAGAGAATTAACAAGTACTAGAGATAATAATTTAGGTGGTGGTTTATTAGCTGGAACTGGTACAAATACTTTAAATGGAACAGTTAATAGCTTAGCTAATAAAGTAAATGGGACATTAGGTGTTGGTTTTAGTACAAATAGTTCTACTTCAGATAAAGGTGAAGTAAAGACAGAACTTGATGAAACTTTTGAAACAACAATTTCTGCGATAATTGAAGAAACATATCAAAATGGTAATTATTTTATAAAAGGTTCAAAAGAGTTATTGATAGATGGGCAGAAACAAAAAATCATTGTAAGTGGTGTAATTAGACCCTACGATATTACTTCTGATAATTCAATTGAGTCTTCTCAAATGGCAAATTTAAAAGTTTTGTATGATAAAGAAGGCGAAGAAGCAGATATATTAGAAACACCATGGGGAACTAAATTAATTAGATCAATTTGGCCATTTTAA
- the pyrC gene encoding dihydroorotase: protein MSSLTTFEIHEPLDMHLHLRDGDMLKLVAPLTSETFSGALIMPNLVPPITTKEALLSYKQRIKDACKDDIFDAYVTLFFQSDYSYEFLEDIKDDIIAIKLYPAGITTNSETGASSMDVEVLRPTLSSMSKLGIPLCIHGETNGFVMDREKEFMPIYESIAKAFPELKIIMEHITTKDAIDLLDKYDNLHASVTLQHLLITLDDVAGGMLQPHLFCKPIAKRPEDRSALLNAALKAHPKLMFGSDSAPHPKHKKECCGCAAGVFTSPIALQVLVELFEKHNCLDNLNDFVSLTAQKVYELTPKKKTIKFIKKDFLVPAIYEYKNENVVPMYANETLAWSIEKS, encoded by the coding sequence ATGAGTAGTTTAACTACTTTTGAAATTCACGAGCCTTTAGATATGCACCTTCACTTACGTGATGGTGATATGTTAAAACTTGTGGCGCCACTTACTTCAGAAACTTTTTCTGGTGCTTTAATAATGCCAAACTTAGTACCTCCTATTACTACTAAAGAAGCATTATTATCGTACAAACAAAGAATTAAAGATGCATGTAAAGATGATATTTTTGATGCTTATGTAACTTTATTTTTTCAGTCTGATTATTCTTATGAGTTTTTAGAAGATATTAAAGATGATATTATCGCTATTAAACTTTATCCAGCAGGAATTACAACCAATTCCGAAACAGGTGCCTCTTCAATGGATGTTGAAGTTTTAAGACCAACATTATCATCAATGAGTAAACTTGGAATTCCATTATGTATTCATGGTGAAACAAATGGTTTTGTAATGGATAGAGAAAAAGAGTTTATGCCAATTTATGAATCAATTGCAAAAGCTTTTCCTGAATTAAAAATTATTATGGAACATATCACAACAAAAGATGCTATTGATTTACTTGATAAATATGATAACTTACACGCAAGTGTAACATTACAGCATTTACTTATAACTTTAGATGATGTTGCAGGTGGAATGTTACAACCTCATTTATTTTGTAAACCAATTGCTAAAAGACCTGAAGATAGATCAGCATTATTAAATGCAGCTCTTAAAGCTCATCCAAAACTAATGTTTGGAAGTGATTCTGCTCCTCATCCAAAACATAAAAAAGAGTGTTGTGGTTGTGCTGCTGGTGTATTTACTTCACCAATTGCTCTTCAAGTATTAGTAGAGTTATTTGAAAAACATAATTGCTTAGATAATCTAAATGATTTTGTGTCATTAACAGCACAAAAAGTTTATGAATTAACTCCAAAAAAGAAAACAATTAAATTTATAAAAAAGGATTTTTTAGTTCCTGCTATTTATGAATATAAAAATGAAAATGTAGTACCTATGTATGCTAATGAAACTTTAGCTTGGAGTATTGAGAAAAGTTAA
- the fliM gene encoding flagellar motor switch protein FliM, producing MAEFLSQDEIDALLDIAEQGEDIDDDLPIEKVISKEKNYSIYDFKKPNRISSEQFKAFSTIHDKMLRDFITDLSAMLRKIVDVKLYSIEQMTYGEFILSIPQITSLNTLSIKPMEGRIVVECNPGISHKIIAELLGSGAVNTNDNIDRELTEIEVEVFDHFYNMFIKNLYKIWDDISTLNFKTESRDTNANAIQIISDHEIVLLVVLEITIDEESGFLSICYPISYIEPLLNKIVEKVFSEGKHRKSSRKKDITTLISGAKMKIEAMMAETELSTEDILNLKVDDVIVFNKNATSSSNKIYINKKEKFLSLSGISNNRKAVQIQSNLDKEKLETLEILRVMREERLVKAKEKSANIKRLLKDRIVNKKN from the coding sequence ATGGCTGAATTTTTAAGTCAAGATGAAATAGATGCCCTCTTAGATATTGCAGAACAAGGTGAAGATATTGATGATGATTTACCAATTGAAAAAGTAATATCAAAAGAAAAGAATTACTCAATCTATGACTTTAAAAAACCTAATCGTATTTCAAGCGAACAATTTAAAGCTTTTTCTACAATACATGATAAGATGCTTAGAGATTTTATTACAGACCTTTCAGCAATGCTTAGAAAAATTGTAGATGTAAAACTATACTCAATTGAACAAATGACTTATGGAGAGTTTATACTTTCTATTCCACAAATCACTTCCTTAAATACTCTCTCTATTAAACCTATGGAAGGAAGAATTGTAGTAGAGTGTAATCCTGGTATTTCACATAAAATTATCGCAGAACTCTTAGGTTCTGGTGCTGTTAATACTAATGATAATATTGATAGAGAATTAACAGAAATAGAAGTAGAAGTTTTTGATCATTTTTATAATATGTTTATAAAAAATTTATATAAGATATGGGATGATATTAGTACTTTAAACTTTAAAACAGAATCAAGAGATACAAATGCAAATGCTATTCAAATTATTTCAGATCATGAAATAGTATTACTTGTAGTTCTTGAAATTACTATAGATGAAGAATCTGGTTTTTTATCAATTTGCTATCCAATATCATATATTGAACCTCTATTAAATAAAATTGTAGAAAAAGTATTTTCTGAAGGTAAACATAGGAAATCAAGTAGAAAGAAAGATATAACAACATTAATATCAGGTGCAAAAATGAAAATTGAAGCTATGATGGCAGAAACAGAATTAAGTACTGAAGATATTTTAAATTTAAAAGTTGATGATGTTATTGTATTTAATAAAAATGCAACATCTTCTTCAAATAAAATATATATAAATAAAAAAGAAAAGTTTTTATCATTATCTGGAATTTCGAATAATAGAAAAGCTGTTCAAATACAATCGAATTTAGATAAAGAAAAACTAGAAACATTAGAAATATTAAGAGTAATGAGAGAAGAAAGATTAGTAAAAGCTAAAGAGAAGTCTGCTAATATTAAAAGACTTCTCAAGGATAGAATAGTAAATAAAAAGAATTAA
- a CDS encoding flagellar basal body P-ring protein FlgI, whose product MKYFLLVLIFFSSLYSQTIKDISNIIGIRDNQLIGYGLVVGLAGTGDKSKFTMQSLQNLLRNSYIKIPAGSINSKNIAAVMVTGKLPPFSRQGDKIKVKVSTIGDSKSIDHGELLITQLKGVDGKVYALSQGTIVANENNKTTGFIYDGATVENEIDFSLQNEDSIALSLYKSSAKNADLIETKINKKFGRKLAYAVDTRTIKVNKPDEISIIKFISMVQTIPLSSNFKKKIIIDMNRQSVIAGADIPISPVTIARDSFTIRIKKSALNDAEWVDRKLNKGVDIGDDVKIANKPAININNAMINTKRTPTISDLVRAMKVMKLPMSEIIDTLKMIKEMGAIDVEFEIRG is encoded by the coding sequence GTGAAGTATTTTTTATTAGTATTGATTTTTTTCTCATCTTTATACTCTCAAACTATAAAGGATATTTCAAATATTATTGGAATAAGAGATAATCAACTTATCGGTTATGGGCTTGTTGTAGGACTTGCTGGGACTGGTGACAAATCAAAATTTACAATGCAATCACTGCAGAATTTACTTAGAAATTCTTATATAAAGATTCCAGCAGGATCAATTAATTCAAAAAATATTGCAGCAGTTATGGTAACAGGGAAGCTACCTCCATTTTCAAGACAAGGTGATAAAATAAAAGTAAAAGTTTCAACAATTGGTGACTCCAAATCAATTGATCATGGGGAGCTATTAATTACTCAATTAAAAGGTGTTGATGGTAAAGTTTATGCACTTTCACAAGGAACAATAGTTGCCAATGAAAATAATAAAACTACAGGTTTTATTTATGATGGCGCAACAGTAGAAAATGAAATTGATTTTAGTCTTCAAAATGAAGATTCTATTGCGCTGAGTTTATACAAAAGTTCAGCAAAAAATGCAGATTTAATTGAAACAAAAATTAATAAAAAATTTGGAAGAAAACTAGCTTATGCAGTTGATACAAGAACAATAAAAGTAAATAAACCTGATGAAATATCAATAATAAAATTCATTTCGATGGTTCAAACTATTCCTTTAAGTTCAAATTTTAAAAAGAAAATAATTATTGATATGAATAGACAATCAGTTATTGCAGGTGCTGATATACCAATATCTCCAGTTACAATTGCAAGAGATTCATTTACAATTAGAATTAAAAAATCTGCTTTAAATGATGCTGAATGGGTTGATAGGAAACTTAATAAAGGTGTTGATATAGGTGATGATGTCAAAATCGCTAACAAGCCAGCTATTAATATAAATAATGCAATGATTAATACAAAAAGAACTCCTACTATTTCTGATTTAGTAAGAGCAATGAAAGTAATGAAATTACCAATGAGTGAAATAATAGATACGCTAAAAATGATAAAAGAAATGGGCGCAATAGATGTTGAATTTGAGATAAGAGGATAA
- a CDS encoding flagellar basal body-associated FliL family protein → MAEEENNNGKKNSGGNGMIIVLIALVVILLLAVAGGAYFLYSQGLFSPKNGQTQEQMIKKEQAGNSKEMFKANIDDLVLNITNSRGKEKLMKLSFAVKSVEPTIASIVEENRAEIIDVVIAQISARSSEELLTVGGKALLKEELLEDINAVINEMTANNEDVKANNIKKILFTTFVIK, encoded by the coding sequence ATGGCTGAAGAAGAAAATAACAATGGGAAAAAGAACTCAGGTGGTAACGGTATGATTATAGTATTAATTGCATTAGTAGTAATCTTATTATTAGCTGTTGCAGGTGGAGCTTATTTCTTATATTCTCAAGGTTTGTTCTCTCCTAAAAATGGTCAAACTCAAGAACAAATGATTAAAAAAGAGCAAGCTGGTAACTCAAAAGAGATGTTTAAAGCAAATATTGATGATTTAGTATTAAATATTACTAATTCTAGAGGTAAAGAGAAACTAATGAAGTTGTCTTTTGCTGTAAAAAGTGTTGAACCTACAATAGCTTCAATAGTTGAAGAAAATAGAGCTGAGATTATAGATGTAGTTATTGCGCAAATAAGTGCTAGGAGTTCAGAAGAACTATTAACAGTTGGTGGTAAAGCTTTATTAAAAGAGGAACTTTTAGAAGATATAAATGCAGTTATTAATGAAATGACAGCAAATAATGAAGATGTAAAAGCAAATAATATTAAAAAAATATTATTTACAACTTTTGTGATAAAATAG